TGTCACTTCAATAAGACGGACACCTCCTTCTTTTAGAGCTGCTCCAATTTGTAACAAATCTTCTTTCTTTGCACCGCGAATAATCGCAATAATTTTATGATGATAGATTGTCTCCAGTGTATTCATAAAGATTCCTCCCTATCGATTGACATCATCCTGTAAATTAGATTCCATAAATTCCTGTAGTTGCTTTCTAATCGGCAACCCTTCTATATCACCATCAACCTGCGTTACTAAAGCCCCCATCGCACAAGCGCGTTTTACCGCATCTTCCCAAACTAATCCGTCTAGCAATCCTGATAACAATCCTGCTGCAAAACCATCTCCCGCTCCAACTGGATCAACGACATAAGGAACGGCATAAGCATCTACAAAACCACTTATGTCTTTATTTGCATAGTACGCTCCCTTTTCCCCTAGTTTGACAACGACTGCTTCAGCTCCAAGATCTCTGCAATATTTACTTATTGCCACTGCATCCGTTGTATCAAATAAAAAATCCCCTTCTGATTTTCCTGGAAGCACAATATCCGATAAGCCGATGATTCTTTTGATTTGTTCTACGCCCCTCGTTTTATCGAGTAATTTTTTCCTGATATTTGGATCGAAAACAATGGTTACTTTTTCTTGCTTTGCCTTATGAAGAAGTGCAAAGACCGCTTCCTCACAAGATTGGCTTAAAGCAGGAGTAATCCCTGTTAAATAGAGATACTTTGTATGGGAAACATCAATGTTTTCCATATCCTCCGACGTCATTTTGCTGGCAGCGGAGTCTTTTCTATAATAAAAAATCGAACTTGTTTGCGCGTTTGTTTTTTCTTTTAGGAAAAGACCCGTAGATGCTTCCTTATCTTGCTTGACATACGTGGTATCTACACCTTCTCCTCTTACAGCGCTTACAATTTTTGCACCGAGTTCATCATCACCTACCCGGCTGATCCAGCTGGTCTGATGGCCAAGCTTCGCCAGACCTATTAACGTATTCGTTTCTGCACCAGCAATTCTTGCAGAAAAGTCATTTGCATACCGCAATTGTCCACTTGTCTGTGGAGAAAACAACACCATCGTTTCCCCAATGCTTAAAACATCCATTTATACACCTTCCTTCCTCACATACCCCAGCTTCGCGGAAATAGCTGCAGCTTTTTGTTGTAAATGTTTCATGATAGTGTCTTTCTGTCTCAGCATTCTTTCCTTGGGTCCGGCCACACTAACCGCTGCTTGGATAACGCCCTTCATATCAAATATTGGTGCTGCTAAACAGTAAAGACCGTCTTCATTCTCCTCATCATCAATGGCATACCCTTGCTGTTTATATGCTTGCAGTTTTTTCTCTAATTCTTCTTTGTCTGTAATGGTTTGATCGGTAATCGCTTTCAATTCAACAGTATTTAAATAATTCACCCGGTCAGCTTCATTCATAAATGCAAGGTAAGTCTTTCCAAGCCCTGTGCAATATAGCGGCTTCTGCCCGCCTGGATAAGCAGAGGTTTTGATGGAGCGGTTGCTGTCAATCTTCGCAACATAAACCA
The nucleotide sequence above comes from Oceanobacillus timonensis. Encoded proteins:
- a CDS encoding sugar kinase, which codes for MDVLSIGETMVLFSPQTSGQLRYANDFSARIAGAETNTLIGLAKLGHQTSWISRVGDDELGAKIVSAVRGEGVDTTYVKQDKEASTGLFLKEKTNAQTSSIFYYRKDSAASKMTSEDMENIDVSHTKYLYLTGITPALSQSCEEAVFALLHKAKQEKVTIVFDPNIRKKLLDKTRGVEQIKRIIGLSDIVLPGKSEGDFLFDTTDAVAISKYCRDLGAEAVVVKLGEKGAYYANKDISGFVDAYAVPYVVDPVGAGDGFAAGLLSGLLDGLVWEDAVKRACAMGALVTQVDGDIEGLPIRKQLQEFMESNLQDDVNR
- a CDS encoding IclR family transcriptional regulator encodes the protein MSVKSAERVLRIFELLSANMDGMTTKEISETLQLPQSSTSGLIKTLLHENYLSVNQQNRFTLGPKLIPIGNAAMESLDISSLGYPSLKVLMELVEETVFMAVLADKELVYVAKIDSNRSIKTSAYPGGQKPLYCTGLGKTYLAFMNEADRVNYLNTVELKAITDQTITDKEELEKKLQAYKQQGYAIDDEENEDGLYCLAAPIFDMKGVIQAAVSVAGPKERMLRQKDTIMKHLQQKAAAISAKLGYVRKEGV